One window from the genome of Bradyrhizobium xenonodulans encodes:
- a CDS encoding DUF2125 domain-containing protein has translation MSDMPVAAGRRSRWGLFIAPVLVLILAVAWSCFWFYAASQAEVAADAWRAQEAKSGRIYDCAKRSIAGFPFRFEVQCSGASVALVSQNASKTPFTAKLDNILVVAQVYDPKLVIAEFTAPATLTDGVTQNTFVVNWSKGRSSVVGLPAVPDRASLVFDDPTINRLDGSVQVPLARAKQVELHGRLADGSPADHPVIETVLHVAQGSIQGVHPLLAEPFEADTRAKITGLSDLTPKPWPQRFREIQAAGGHIEIVQSRIQQGEMIAVAAGTLALSVNGRLDGELQMTMTGLERVIPALGIEKMLEEGVPQATLDRVAPGVKSQDLNNLFGALDRAVPGLGKVIKQNANAGVAAGINSIGTESTLEGKKARSFPLKFVDGAVLLGPVKVGQIPPLY, from the coding sequence ATGTCCGATATGCCCGTTGCCGCAGGCCGTCGCTCCCGTTGGGGCCTTTTCATCGCACCCGTTCTCGTCCTGATCCTCGCCGTCGCGTGGAGCTGTTTCTGGTTCTATGCGGCATCGCAGGCGGAGGTCGCCGCAGACGCCTGGCGGGCGCAGGAGGCCAAGTCCGGGCGCATCTATGATTGCGCCAAGCGCTCGATCGCGGGTTTCCCGTTCCGCTTCGAGGTGCAGTGCTCCGGCGCCAGTGTCGCCCTGGTGTCGCAGAACGCCAGCAAGACGCCGTTCACGGCCAAGCTCGACAACATCCTGGTCGTCGCCCAGGTCTATGATCCCAAGCTCGTCATCGCCGAATTTACCGCGCCGGCGACGCTGACCGACGGCGTCACGCAAAACACCTTCGTGGTGAACTGGAGCAAGGGCCGCAGCAGCGTGGTCGGCCTGCCGGCCGTGCCCGACCGCGCCTCGCTCGTGTTCGACGATCCCACCATCAACCGCCTCGACGGCAGCGTGCAGGTGCCGCTCGCGCGCGCCAAGCAGGTCGAGCTGCACGGCCGTCTCGCGGACGGATCGCCGGCCGATCATCCTGTCATCGAGACGGTGCTGCACGTCGCGCAAGGCAGCATCCAGGGCGTTCATCCGCTGCTCGCCGAGCCGTTCGAGGCCGACACGCGTGCCAAGATCACGGGTCTCTCCGACCTCACGCCAAAACCCTGGCCACAGCGCTTCCGAGAGATCCAGGCCGCCGGCGGCCATATCGAGATCGTGCAGTCGCGGATTCAGCAGGGCGAGATGATCGCGGTTGCGGCCGGCACGCTGGCCCTCTCGGTCAATGGCCGGCTCGACGGCGAATTGCAGATGACGATGACGGGGCTCGAGCGGGTGATCCCGGCGCTCGGCATCGAGAAGATGCTGGAGGAGGGCGTGCCGCAGGCAACGCTCGACCGTGTCGCGCCCGGCGTGAAGTCGCAGGACCTCAACAATCTGTTCGGCGCGCTCGACCGCGCCGTGCCCGGTCTCGGCAAGGTCATCAAGCAGAATGCCAATGCCGGCGTTGCCGCCGGCATCAATTCGATCGGCACCGAAAGCACGCTCGAAGGCAAGAAGGCGAGGAGCTTCCCGCTGAAGTTCGTCGACGGCGCCGTGCTGCTCGGCCCGGTCAAGGTCGGCCAGATTCCGCCGCTGTATTGA
- a CDS encoding chorismate mutase, producing the protein MSQRPPAPPSLQELRKEIDAIDEGMHRLLMQRGDIIDRLIQVKQTQEVGSAFRPAREAAMMRDLVQRHSGILPLDTVESIWRVIISTFTYVQAPFSVHADISVSEPAMRDSARFHFGFTVPYVAHFSAQAAVEAVAKSKGDLALVSATSSRTPWWLELEADGAPKIIALMPFVERADHPAALPVFAISRVPDSALVTEVETFSVRVSGWNAEVARALSPLAEIVAVPDTAFDGAALLVSVTSATSIDKIKAALIEAGASVRSTALVGSHATRYTVPPTGAKS; encoded by the coding sequence ATGTCCCAACGTCCGCCCGCGCCACCATCGCTCCAGGAATTGCGCAAGGAGATCGACGCGATCGACGAGGGCATGCATCGCCTGCTGATGCAGCGCGGCGACATCATCGACCGCCTGATCCAGGTCAAGCAGACCCAGGAGGTCGGCTCGGCGTTCCGTCCGGCGCGCGAGGCCGCCATGATGCGCGACCTCGTGCAGCGTCATAGCGGCATCCTGCCCCTCGACACGGTCGAGAGCATCTGGCGCGTCATCATCTCGACCTTCACCTACGTCCAGGCGCCGTTCTCCGTGCATGCCGACATCTCCGTGAGCGAGCCGGCGATGCGCGATTCCGCGCGCTTCCATTTCGGCTTCACCGTGCCTTACGTCGCGCATTTCAGCGCACAGGCGGCGGTCGAGGCGGTGGCGAAATCCAAGGGCGACCTGGCGCTGGTCTCGGCGACCTCCAGCCGCACGCCATGGTGGCTGGAGCTGGAAGCGGACGGGGCCCCGAAGATCATCGCGCTGATGCCCTTCGTCGAGCGCGCCGACCATCCGGCCGCATTGCCGGTGTTCGCGATCTCGCGCGTCCCCGACAGCGCCCTGGTGACGGAAGTCGAGACCTTCAGCGTGCGCGTGTCCGGGTGGAACGCCGAGGTCGCACGCGCTTTGTCGCCGCTCGCCGAGATCGTGGCGGTGCCCGATACCGCCTTCGACGGCGCGGCCCTGCTGGTCTCGGTCACGAGCGCGACCAGCATCGACAAAATCAAGGCTGCCCTGATCGAAGCGGGGGCCTCGGTGCGCTCCACGGCCCTCGTCGGCAGCCACGCAACGCGCTATACGGTGCCCCCGACCGGGGCGAAATCGTAA
- the hisC gene encoding histidinol-phosphate transaminase — MSRPVPNPGILDIAPYTPGKSPVAEPGRKVFKLSANETPFGPSPKAIEAFKNVAAHLEDYPEGTSRVLREAIGRSFGLDPNRIICGAGSDEILNLLAHTYLSHGDEAISTTHGFLVYPIATMAVGAKNVVAAEKDFTCDVDAILKAVTPKTKLVWLANPNNPTGTYVPFDEVKRLRAGLPSHVLLVLDAAYSDYVSRNDYEMGIELVATTENTVVTHTFSKIHGLAALRIGWMFGPEHVIDAVNRIRGPFNVSTPAMYAAVAAIEDTAHQAMSKQFTETWRNWLTEEIGKLGLKVTPSVANFVLIHFPEKGKTSDEADAYLTKRGLVLRALKNYGLPHSLRMTIGTEEANRLVVDALRDFMAGK, encoded by the coding sequence ATGTCCCGCCCCGTGCCGAATCCCGGCATTCTCGATATTGCGCCCTACACGCCCGGCAAGAGCCCGGTGGCGGAGCCGGGCCGCAAAGTGTTCAAGCTCTCGGCCAATGAGACGCCGTTCGGGCCCTCGCCGAAGGCGATCGAGGCCTTCAAGAACGTGGCGGCGCATCTGGAAGACTATCCGGAAGGAACCTCGCGCGTGCTGCGCGAAGCGATCGGCCGCTCATTCGGTCTCGACCCCAACCGCATCATCTGCGGCGCCGGCTCGGACGAGATCCTCAATCTGCTCGCCCACACCTATCTCAGCCACGGCGACGAGGCGATCTCGACCACCCACGGCTTCCTGGTCTACCCGATCGCGACCATGGCGGTCGGCGCCAAGAACGTGGTCGCCGCGGAGAAAGACTTCACCTGCGATGTCGACGCCATCCTCAAGGCGGTGACGCCGAAGACGAAGCTGGTCTGGCTCGCCAACCCCAACAATCCGACCGGCACCTATGTGCCGTTCGACGAGGTCAAGCGCCTGCGCGCCGGCCTGCCCTCGCACGTGCTGCTGGTGCTGGACGCCGCCTATTCCGACTACGTCTCTCGTAATGACTATGAAATGGGAATCGAGCTCGTCGCCACCACCGAGAACACGGTGGTGACGCACACCTTCTCCAAGATCCACGGCCTCGCCGCGCTGCGCATCGGCTGGATGTTCGGCCCCGAGCACGTCATCGACGCGGTCAACCGCATCCGCGGCCCCTTCAACGTGTCGACGCCGGCGATGTACGCCGCGGTCGCCGCGATCGAGGACACCGCGCACCAGGCGATGTCGAAGCAGTTCACCGAGACCTGGCGCAACTGGCTCACCGAGGAGATCGGCAAGCTCGGGCTGAAGGTGACGCCGAGCGTCGCCAATTTCGTGCTGATCCACTTCCCTGAAAAGGGCAAGACCTCGGACGAGGCTGACGCCTACCTGACCAAGCGGGGACTGGTGCTGCGTGCGCTGAAGAATTACGGCCTGCCGCATTCGCTGCGCATGACCATCGGCACCGAGGAGGCCAACCGCCTCGTCGTCGATGCCTTGCGCGACTTCATGGCCGGCAAATGA
- a CDS encoding YdcF family protein, which produces MTSPTDDRSPKLPRGWLRAALVSTIALAFVGAAAGFVAFLSQLRGAEIAPSRKADGIVVLTGGSSRVSDAMELLAAGYGKRLLISGVHPTSTASDISRTLPENQSFMHCCVDLDRTAVSTRGNAAEARRWAEGRGFKSLIVVTSNYHMPRALVEFSHAMPATTLIPFAVVGDKWREEPWWTSASTLRLLLSEYVKYIAAELRVRLEDFGIDLSPEMSEQPSGQAPKRPATAQAN; this is translated from the coding sequence ATGACCTCGCCGACCGACGATCGATCGCCGAAACTGCCGCGCGGCTGGCTGCGCGCGGCATTGGTGTCGACGATTGCGCTCGCCTTCGTCGGCGCGGCGGCGGGCTTCGTTGCGTTCCTGTCGCAATTGCGCGGCGCCGAGATCGCACCTAGCCGCAAGGCGGACGGCATCGTGGTGCTGACCGGCGGGTCCTCGCGGGTATCGGACGCGATGGAGTTGCTGGCCGCCGGCTACGGCAAGCGGCTCCTGATCTCCGGCGTGCACCCGACCTCGACGGCGAGCGACATCTCCCGGACCTTGCCGGAGAACCAGTCCTTCATGCATTGCTGCGTCGATCTCGATCGGACCGCGGTCTCGACCCGCGGCAACGCGGCGGAAGCGCGGCGTTGGGCCGAGGGGCGCGGCTTCAAATCGCTGATCGTGGTCACCTCGAACTATCACATGCCGCGCGCGCTGGTGGAGTTCTCGCATGCGATGCCGGCGACGACGCTGATCCCGTTCGCGGTGGTCGGCGACAAATGGCGCGAGGAGCCGTGGTGGACCTCGGCCTCGACGCTGCGGCTGCTCCTGTCCGAATATGTCAAGTACATCGCGGCCGAGCTCAGGGTGCGGCTGGAGGATTTCGGGATTGACCTTTCGCCCGAGATGTCGGAGCAGCCTTCAGGCCAGGCGCCGAAGCGGCCCGCAACGGCACAGGCCAATTGA
- a CDS encoding class I SAM-dependent methyltransferase, translated as MPQPSWTDRQAPAPMTPEPGSFRDPGNQVFYRNEQIFRALDAESAAHWHQLRQTTFFQALVERGAVVATETEDRPDVRAEALSGRWTELLRHERIPFVSYPYEWTFNMLKDAALLHLGILEDALANGWTLKDGSAYNVQWRGQQPVFIDISSFEPYRTGESWIGYRQFCMMFLIPLLLKAHRDIDTASLCRSDLEGIDPEEALKFISVRDIFRRGVLSHIYLHARLQARARRAEAAASSAAPKWAIRQTGEMTLRMVQSLTRLVGKLERHDDRTSWSSYEETHSYDDASFSGKKDFVERHVRSRRWPLVYDLGCNTGTFSRLCSEHADCIIAIDQDELAVDKLYRRIKTPARGNITPLIMQLSNTSPDQGWRGRERKSFEHRARPDLILCLALIHHMVISANIPLRDFLGWIRDFGARVILEFVGPDDEMTLQLLGNRRGAHPGYTQEEFESVAGAMFDIVDSAPLKGGRRRIYLLQPKARACPETAT; from the coding sequence ATGCCCCAGCCCTCTTGGACCGATCGACAGGCTCCCGCACCGATGACGCCGGAGCCGGGCTCGTTCCGGGATCCCGGCAATCAGGTCTTCTACCGCAACGAACAAATCTTCCGGGCGCTCGACGCCGAGAGCGCGGCCCACTGGCATCAGCTTCGCCAGACGACGTTCTTCCAGGCACTCGTCGAGCGAGGAGCCGTTGTCGCCACCGAGACCGAGGACCGCCCGGACGTGAGAGCTGAAGCGCTCTCCGGCCGATGGACCGAGTTGCTCCGGCACGAGCGCATCCCGTTCGTTTCCTATCCATACGAGTGGACCTTCAACATGCTGAAGGATGCGGCCCTGCTGCACCTCGGCATTCTCGAAGACGCGCTCGCGAACGGCTGGACGCTCAAGGACGGCTCTGCCTACAATGTTCAGTGGCGGGGACAACAGCCCGTCTTCATCGATATCTCTTCCTTCGAGCCGTACCGCACCGGCGAGTCCTGGATCGGATATCGCCAGTTCTGCATGATGTTTCTCATCCCCCTTCTGCTGAAGGCGCATCGCGACATCGACACTGCATCACTGTGCCGAAGCGACCTGGAAGGAATCGATCCGGAAGAGGCGCTGAAGTTCATCTCGGTGCGCGACATATTCCGCCGCGGCGTCCTCTCCCATATCTATCTTCACGCCAGATTGCAGGCCCGCGCGCGGCGTGCCGAGGCCGCGGCATCTTCGGCTGCGCCAAAATGGGCGATCAGGCAGACCGGCGAGATGACGCTTCGCATGGTCCAGTCGCTCACGCGACTGGTCGGGAAGCTTGAACGCCACGACGACCGCACATCCTGGTCGTCATACGAGGAGACGCATTCCTACGACGATGCGTCTTTTTCCGGGAAGAAGGACTTCGTTGAGCGGCATGTCCGCAGCAGGCGATGGCCGCTGGTCTATGATCTCGGCTGCAACACCGGCACATTCTCGCGCCTGTGCAGCGAACATGCCGACTGCATCATCGCGATCGACCAGGACGAATTGGCCGTCGACAAGCTCTACCGGCGCATCAAGACGCCGGCACGAGGCAACATCACGCCTCTGATCATGCAGCTGAGCAACACGTCGCCGGATCAGGGGTGGCGCGGCCGTGAAAGAAAATCGTTCGAGCATCGGGCCAGACCCGATCTGATCCTGTGTCTTGCGCTCATTCACCACATGGTCATTTCCGCAAACATTCCATTGCGGGACTTCCTGGGCTGGATTCGCGATTTCGGAGCCCGCGTCATTCTCGAGTTCGTGGGGCCGGATGACGAGATGACGCTGCAACTGCTGGGGAACAGGCGCGGCGCTCATCCGGGCTATACGCAGGAGGAGTTCGAATCCGTCGCGGGGGCGATGTTCGACATCGTGGATTCGGCGCCGCTCAAAGGCGGCCGTAGGCGTATCTATCTGCTCCAGCCGAAAGCGCGGGCCTGTCCGGAGACCGCGACATGA
- a CDS encoding prephenate/arogenate dehydrogenase family protein → MSVNPHFQRVALIGFGLIGGSIARAAKLQGLASEIVTTARSEKTRARVMELGIVDEVAATNAEAVKDADLVILCIPVGACGPVAQEIAAHLKPGAIVSDVGSVKGAIVRDMAPHLPKNVHFVPAHPVAGTEHSGPDSGFAELFINRWCILTPPEGVDAAATDRLRAFWAAMGAKVEIMTPDHHDLVLAITSHLPHLIAYTIVGTADELAQVTESEVIKFSAGGFRDFTRIAASDPTMWRDVFLANKEAVLEMLGTFTEDLAKLTRAIRRGDGEALFDHFTRTRAIRRGIVEIGQDSAAADFGRQHGALKKP, encoded by the coding sequence ATGAGCGTCAATCCGCACTTCCAGCGCGTCGCGCTGATCGGCTTCGGCCTGATCGGCGGCTCGATCGCGCGCGCTGCGAAGCTCCAGGGCTTGGCCTCCGAGATCGTCACCACCGCGCGCTCGGAGAAGACGCGCGCGCGGGTGATGGAGCTCGGCATCGTCGACGAGGTCGCGGCGACCAATGCGGAAGCGGTGAAGGATGCCGATCTCGTCATCCTCTGCATTCCCGTCGGCGCCTGCGGGCCGGTGGCGCAGGAGATTGCTGCGCATCTCAAGCCGGGTGCGATCGTGTCCGACGTCGGCTCGGTCAAGGGCGCCATCGTCAGGGACATGGCGCCGCATCTGCCGAAGAATGTTCATTTCGTGCCGGCGCATCCCGTGGCGGGCACCGAGCATTCGGGCCCGGATTCCGGCTTCGCCGAGCTCTTCATCAATCGCTGGTGCATTCTGACGCCGCCGGAAGGCGTCGATGCGGCGGCTACCGACCGCCTGCGCGCGTTCTGGGCCGCGATGGGCGCCAAGGTCGAGATCATGACGCCGGATCATCATGATCTCGTGCTCGCGATCACCAGCCACCTGCCGCATCTGATCGCCTACACCATCGTCGGCACCGCCGACGAGCTGGCGCAGGTGACGGAGTCCGAGGTCATCAAATTCTCCGCCGGCGGCTTTCGCGACTTCACCCGCATCGCCGCGTCCGATCCGACGATGTGGCGCGACGTGTTCCTCGCCAACAAGGAAGCCGTGCTGGAGATGCTCGGCACCTTCACCGAGGATCTGGCCAAGCTCACCCGCGCGATCCGGCGCGGCGACGGCGAAGCGCTGTTCGACCACTTCACCCGCACCCGCGCCATCCGCCGCGGCATCGTCGAGATCGGCCAGGATTCGGCGGCAGCGGATTTCGGCCGGCAGCATGGGGCGCTGAAGAAGCCTTAG
- a CDS encoding gamma-glutamylcyclotransferase, with the protein MSEITLPSVTTAKGDLWVFGYGSLMWRPGFEFSERVPARLVGEHRALCVYSFVHRGTPEKPGLVLGLDRGGACRGIAFRVAEKDRADVVAYLRAREQVTSVYREVMRSVWLENDARQRVSALAYVVDRGHVQYAGRLSLADQHRHVIQGHGQSGANRDYVTATVKAIEAEGFRDAQLHQLAAMLHDHHAGDPRTQTTLDR; encoded by the coding sequence ATGTCCGAAATCACCCTCCCCTCCGTCACCACAGCCAAGGGCGACCTCTGGGTGTTCGGCTACGGCTCGCTGATGTGGCGCCCGGGCTTCGAATTCAGCGAACGGGTCCCGGCGCGGCTGGTCGGCGAGCATCGCGCGCTCTGCGTCTATTCCTTCGTGCATCGCGGCACGCCGGAGAAGCCGGGGCTGGTGCTCGGGCTCGACCGCGGCGGCGCCTGCCGCGGCATTGCTTTCCGCGTCGCCGAGAAGGACCGTGCCGACGTCGTCGCCTATTTGCGGGCGCGCGAGCAGGTCACCTCGGTCTATCGCGAGGTGATGCGCTCGGTGTGGCTGGAGAACGATGCGCGGCAGCGCGTCTCGGCGCTCGCCTATGTGGTCGACCGCGGTCATGTGCAATATGCCGGCCGGCTGTCGCTCGCCGACCAGCACCGCCATGTCATCCAGGGCCACGGCCAGTCCGGCGCCAACCGCGACTACGTGACGGCGACGGTGAAGGCGATCGAGGCCGAAGGCTTTCGCGACGCACAATTGCATCAGCTCGCGGCAATGCTGCATGATCATCACGCGGGTGATCCTCGCACGCAAACGACGCTCGACCGGTAG
- a CDS encoding lysophospholipid acyltransferase family protein: MFLIFLRSLLFNVLFYTVLVCLAIVALPTFALPPRAMLTVAQWWASATLFLMRVVCNIKVEFRGTEKIPQGPLVIVAKHQSFWETFVLPGFFDRPIFILKRQLMQIPVFGQFLVKTGMIAIDRKAGVKALLDMTRRARDAVRAGGQLVIFPEGTRRAPGDVPDYKTGFAQIYSSCGVPCLPIALNSGLFWPRRTFMRYPGTLVVEFLDPLPPGLPKDEFLSRVQTAIEDATGRLVEAGRKEQEQLIGVAPSYMGAGRGDRAA, translated from the coding sequence ATGTTCTTGATTTTCCTGCGCTCGCTGCTGTTCAACGTGCTGTTCTACACCGTGCTGGTGTGCCTCGCGATCGTGGCGTTGCCGACCTTCGCATTGCCGCCCCGCGCCATGCTGACGGTTGCGCAATGGTGGGCAAGCGCGACGTTGTTCCTGATGCGCGTGGTATGCAACATCAAGGTGGAATTCCGCGGGACCGAGAAGATCCCGCAGGGGCCGCTGGTGATCGTCGCAAAGCACCAGTCGTTCTGGGAGACGTTCGTGCTGCCGGGTTTCTTCGATCGCCCGATCTTCATCCTCAAGCGTCAGCTCATGCAGATCCCGGTGTTCGGTCAGTTCCTGGTCAAGACCGGGATGATCGCGATCGACCGCAAGGCCGGCGTGAAGGCGCTGCTGGACATGACGCGCCGCGCGCGCGATGCGGTGCGCGCGGGTGGCCAGCTCGTGATCTTTCCGGAAGGCACGCGCCGTGCGCCGGGCGATGTGCCCGATTACAAGACCGGCTTTGCGCAGATCTACTCGTCCTGCGGCGTGCCGTGTCTGCCGATCGCACTCAATTCCGGCCTGTTCTGGCCGCGTCGCACCTTCATGCGCTATCCCGGCACGCTGGTGGTGGAGTTCCTGGATCCGCTGCCGCCGGGCCTGCCGAAGGACGAGTTTCTCTCCCGCGTGCAAACCGCGATCGAAGACGCAACCGGCCGTCTCGTCGAAGCGGGCCGCAAGGAGCAGGAGCAGCTCATCGGGGTTGCGCCAAGCTATATGGGCGCCGGCCGCGGAGATCGGGCCGCGTAA
- a CDS encoding sulfatase-like hydrolase/transferase: protein MIATAGTGRGAAVERGSFLLHVALSAIAIAQPFYSVTGTNLNFFVAWRMSGIEFTAWILLIYAVPPLLTYLLVSLGSRLHRHFGLALTVIVFTTYIWLALVSAVRQFTRQMPFIPGWEQIVGGVVLLALSVTLAWLLLSKPGFRGVVQLLGVMTVVFPALMLLRGTEFGVIQLSRIPPPPKLDIASRPNVVLVVYDELPLTTILDGDGLIDKAKFPNFHHLAQGSTWFADARSVSGETETAVPAILSGRLTKGDAPATYAVYPQNIFYTLGASYNVLDLQTVTNLNPFGQSGNNFESSLSARTRRIARDVAIIYAHIVTPPQFVAGLPPINRQHNRFDEDVAALPHGTPHHQRFIAALSDAKAPFLAVYHNIYPHNSWSHYPSGTPYPPPRWVDYISLDRKITKLSVDNARIMHDYQAHLLQSMHADKLLGEIIERLKTTGAYDHSMIVVVADHGVSLWPGEYPRDPNVSHKSDIAAIPLLVKMPEQTQPLVSLDKVSTIDVYPTILDYLGVPRPADVQGKSFLNSIREALPAEAVKATEHRGDPTLKRRVRWFGTGVSSADLYGFGEFRNYIGRPVSEFSSTMMPGAVAQLLAPNGVRRTAVPESARVDMQIVGGKQDGETRNVLVALGDRFCGAARTTDLDENAVANTFTLILAEQCLGSVRKRELRVFVVDAFERLAEIPVDKISVDRVAASLAELIDGLKTIEGGQQRRMTLSALRERGVAVPDLLISDGELTGPWGDFAILQDGSQWILDFYSTSENACATLLLGANQIAGVARLATSAASKDEMAVPVTPEHIKQACSNANEGLVRIIVRAAVSNRPARQVSSGEMVEALTQLVGGLKRSAISAGGRIELQKLREAGVAIPSVFSAEGRLSWPWGDLGLQKDGKRWIIDLYAAPKAACKAIILAANGIPAVAKVATTAFGKDETNTPITDEYAERNCREPQVEVVRIITTDDAATDTTRN, encoded by the coding sequence ATGATCGCGACTGCCGGCACGGGCCGCGGCGCGGCCGTCGAACGGGGCTCCTTCCTCCTGCATGTCGCGCTGTCGGCGATCGCGATCGCCCAGCCGTTCTATTCCGTCACCGGCACGAATCTGAATTTCTTCGTGGCCTGGCGCATGAGCGGGATCGAGTTCACTGCGTGGATCCTGCTCATCTACGCGGTGCCGCCGCTCCTGACCTATTTGCTCGTCTCGCTCGGGTCGCGGCTGCACCGGCATTTCGGTCTGGCTTTGACGGTCATCGTCTTCACGACGTATATCTGGCTCGCTCTTGTCAGCGCCGTGCGGCAGTTCACGCGTCAGATGCCGTTCATTCCGGGCTGGGAGCAAATCGTCGGCGGCGTGGTGCTCCTGGCGCTATCGGTCACGCTGGCCTGGCTGCTCCTGTCGAAACCCGGGTTTCGCGGCGTGGTCCAGCTTCTCGGGGTGATGACGGTCGTCTTCCCCGCGTTGATGCTGCTGCGCGGCACCGAATTCGGCGTGATCCAGCTGTCGCGGATTCCACCCCCGCCGAAACTCGACATCGCCTCGCGGCCCAACGTCGTCCTCGTCGTCTACGACGAATTGCCGCTCACCACGATCCTCGACGGCGACGGATTGATCGACAAGGCGAAGTTTCCAAACTTCCATCACCTCGCGCAGGGCAGCACCTGGTTTGCCGATGCACGCTCGGTATCGGGAGAAACCGAGACCGCCGTGCCCGCGATCCTGTCCGGACGACTGACGAAGGGCGATGCGCCGGCGACTTATGCGGTCTACCCGCAGAACATCTTCTACACGCTCGGCGCCAGCTATAATGTCCTGGATCTCCAGACCGTCACCAATCTCAACCCTTTCGGACAGTCCGGGAACAATTTTGAATCGTCGTTATCGGCGCGGACGCGGCGGATCGCGCGCGACGTTGCGATCATCTACGCCCACATCGTGACGCCGCCGCAATTCGTGGCCGGGCTTCCCCCGATCAACCGGCAGCACAATCGCTTCGACGAAGACGTCGCCGCGCTGCCGCACGGCACGCCCCATCATCAGCGGTTCATCGCCGCATTGAGTGATGCGAAAGCGCCGTTCCTTGCCGTCTATCACAACATCTACCCGCACAATAGCTGGAGCCACTACCCGTCGGGCACGCCCTATCCGCCGCCGCGGTGGGTTGACTATATCTCGCTCGATCGCAAGATCACGAAACTCAGCGTCGACAATGCGCGGATCATGCACGACTATCAGGCCCATCTGCTGCAATCGATGCATGCAGACAAGCTGCTTGGCGAAATCATTGAACGGCTGAAAACGACCGGCGCATACGACCATTCGATGATCGTGGTCGTCGCGGATCACGGCGTCTCGCTGTGGCCAGGCGAGTATCCGCGCGATCCCAACGTGTCTCACAAGTCCGACATCGCGGCGATCCCCCTGCTGGTCAAGATGCCGGAACAGACCCAGCCGCTCGTCTCGCTCGACAAGGTCAGCACGATCGATGTCTACCCGACCATCCTCGACTATCTCGGTGTTCCCCGCCCTGCGGATGTCCAGGGTAAGTCATTCCTCAATTCGATTCGAGAGGCGCTTCCGGCAGAAGCCGTCAAAGCGACCGAGCATCGTGGAGATCCCACACTCAAGCGACGGGTGCGCTGGTTCGGAACTGGCGTGTCGAGTGCCGATCTGTACGGATTTGGAGAGTTTCGCAACTATATCGGGCGCCCCGTCAGCGAGTTCAGTTCTACCATGATGCCCGGCGCCGTCGCCCAGCTCTTGGCGCCGAACGGCGTTCGGCGCACGGCCGTTCCCGAGTCCGCCCGCGTCGACATGCAGATCGTGGGGGGAAAGCAGGATGGCGAGACGCGAAACGTCCTGGTCGCCCTGGGCGATCGCTTCTGCGGCGCGGCGCGGACAACCGATCTCGACGAGAATGCCGTTGCCAATACTTTCACGCTGATCCTTGCCGAGCAATGTCTCGGCTCGGTTCGCAAGCGCGAGCTCAGAGTGTTCGTGGTCGACGCGTTTGAGCGCCTCGCCGAAATCCCGGTCGACAAGATTTCCGTCGATCGCGTGGCCGCCAGTCTCGCCGAGCTGATCGACGGCCTGAAAACCATCGAGGGAGGCCAGCAACGGCGCATGACACTGTCTGCACTGCGAGAACGCGGCGTCGCCGTTCCGGACTTGCTGATCAGCGACGGCGAATTGACGGGACCTTGGGGAGATTTCGCCATTCTACAGGACGGATCCCAGTGGATCCTCGACTTCTACTCCACCTCTGAGAACGCCTGCGCGACGCTTCTGCTCGGCGCCAATCAGATCGCGGGCGTTGCCCGGCTCGCGACATCGGCCGCGTCGAAGGACGAGATGGCCGTTCCGGTCACGCCGGAGCACATCAAGCAGGCCTGCTCGAATGCGAACGAGGGTCTCGTTCGGATCATCGTCCGCGCCGCCGTGAGCAATAGGCCTGCAAGGCAGGTGTCGTCGGGAGAGATGGTCGAGGCGCTTACGCAGCTCGTCGGCGGGCTGAAGCGGTCGGCTATCTCGGCCGGCGGACGGATCGAGTTGCAGAAGCTGCGGGAGGCCGGCGTCGCCATTCCGAGTGTGTTCTCGGCCGAGGGCCGCCTGTCCTGGCCATGGGGCGATCTCGGGCTTCAGAAGGACGGCAAGCGCTGGATCATCGACCTGTATGCGGCACCGAAGGCCGCCTGCAAAGCCATTATCCTGGCCGCCAATGGAATTCCGGCCGTCGCAAAGGTCGCGACCACCGCGTTCGGCAAGGACGAGACGAACACGCCGATCACCGACGAGTACGCCGAGCGGAATTGCCGGGAGCCTCAGGTGGAGGTCGTCAGAATCATCACGACCGATGACGCCGCGACAGACACGACGCGAAATTGA